Proteins encoded within one genomic window of Alteribacter populi:
- a CDS encoding ABC transporter ATP-binding protein, with amino-acid sequence MSVQIENVSRVFAGQTAIKDISFTAEKGEIVGLLGTSGCGKSTVLRAISGLDEGYQGTVKVNGELSDSINENLGIIFQEARLMPWLTVEENVSFGLKDNKKTKAEKVRTILKKVGLKGFEGYYPKQLSGGMAQRTAIARALVTEPSTLLLDEPFSALDAFTKLQLQELLLHIWETAHPTMVIVTHDIDEALSLCDRIVILKGQPGTVYENIKLTKPKPRLSSDADIAKLKQRILKSLEIGEKRVVKGA; translated from the coding sequence ATGAGCGTACAAATCGAAAATGTCAGTCGAGTTTTTGCAGGGCAAACAGCCATAAAAGACATCTCATTTACTGCTGAAAAAGGTGAGATTGTAGGACTCTTAGGCACGAGTGGCTGTGGAAAAAGTACCGTTTTACGAGCTATCTCTGGTCTTGATGAAGGCTACCAGGGGACTGTAAAAGTAAACGGGGAACTGAGCGATTCTATTAATGAGAATCTAGGGATAATTTTTCAGGAAGCTCGGCTAATGCCGTGGTTAACAGTGGAAGAAAATGTGAGCTTTGGTTTGAAGGACAACAAAAAAACAAAAGCAGAAAAAGTGAGAACCATTTTAAAAAAGGTGGGACTAAAAGGTTTCGAAGGATACTATCCTAAGCAGCTCTCAGGAGGTATGGCTCAACGTACAGCAATTGCACGTGCTCTTGTGACAGAACCAAGTACTCTTTTATTAGATGAGCCGTTTAGTGCTTTGGATGCATTTACGAAGTTACAACTTCAGGAGTTACTTTTACACATTTGGGAAACGGCACACCCTACCATGGTTATTGTAACCCATGACATTGATGAAGCTTTATCTTTATGTGACAGAATCGTGATTTTAAAAGGACAGCCCGGTACTGTTTATGAAAATATCAAACTTACTAAACCAAAACCAAGATTGTCCTCAGATGCCGATATAGCGAAATTGAAACAGAGAATTTTAAAGTCACTGGAAATTGGAGAGAAACGCGTCGTGAAAGGAGCATAA
- a CDS encoding ABC transporter permease, whose translation MMGLSLLLPFFLIAGWEVITRFDIVATHLLPAPSTIIQTLWTMAVDGSLWQHTGITLYRIFWGFIWGAIVAVILGSIVGMSRHAETIFDPTIQAFRAIPSLAWVPLFILWLGIGEGAKVVLIAVGVFFPVYLNITGGIQSVDRKLIEVGKAYGFSTFELVKRIILPASLPSFLVGLRSGLGLGWMFVVAAELMGASQGLGYLLVLGQNTLQPDVILVSILLFALLGKITDTFLKKLQERALHWQDRMEQSK comes from the coding sequence ATGATGGGTCTCTCATTGCTCCTTCCCTTCTTCCTAATTGCAGGGTGGGAAGTGATTACTCGATTTGACATCGTAGCTACGCACTTGCTACCTGCACCTTCGACCATTATTCAAACCCTTTGGACGATGGCTGTGGATGGATCATTGTGGCAGCATACAGGGATTACATTGTACCGGATCTTTTGGGGATTCATTTGGGGCGCGATAGTCGCTGTTATTCTAGGTTCAATTGTAGGGATGTCACGACATGCGGAAACGATATTTGATCCGACGATTCAAGCTTTCAGAGCCATCCCTTCCTTAGCATGGGTACCCTTATTTATTTTATGGCTCGGAATCGGTGAAGGGGCGAAAGTGGTACTTATTGCTGTTGGTGTCTTTTTTCCAGTTTATTTAAACATTACAGGTGGGATTCAATCGGTCGACCGGAAGCTGATCGAAGTTGGAAAGGCATATGGTTTCTCTACTTTTGAGCTTGTAAAAAGAATTATTCTGCCGGCTTCTCTTCCTTCCTTTCTTGTTGGATTACGAAGTGGTCTCGGTTTAGGATGGATGTTTGTTGTAGCTGCCGAATTGATGGGTGCGAGCCAAGGGTTAGGATACCTTCTCGTTCTTGGACAAAACACACTTCAGCCTGATGTAATTCTGGTTAGCATTCTTCTCTTTGCATTATTAGGAAAAATTACGGATACGTTTTTGAAAAAACTTCAAGAGCGTGCTCTTCATTGGCAAGACCGTATGGAGCAATCAAAATAA
- a CDS encoding aliphatic sulfonate ABC transporter substrate-binding protein: MTTIKTFFKTTILIFTFSIVSACASSSDADSTTPETLTVDYAYYSPTSLVLKEFGWLEEAFEEEGTEIEYVLSHGSNRALEFLSGGSVDFGSTAGAAALMAKGNNAPIKNVYIYSQPEWTALVSNESSGIDDISNLEGKRVAATLGTDPYIFLVRALREGGLTDDDVEIVNLQHSDGANALASDQVDAWAGLDPHMARQELETEAGLFYRNESFNTYGFLNVREEFAEQYPQAVEKVIEAYEKARKWVIENPDETVEIMTSEAQIDENVAALQLERNNFSTPIPGGEHVDSLTEAGLVLQEAEVMDGDLDIEELVNELIDPTYAENVIDKE, translated from the coding sequence ATGACTACAATAAAAACATTCTTTAAAACTACAATTCTCATTTTCACATTCTCAATCGTCTCAGCTTGTGCTTCAAGCTCCGATGCAGATTCAACAACACCCGAGACGCTAACAGTCGATTATGCGTATTATTCGCCAACAAGTCTTGTCCTTAAAGAATTTGGTTGGCTAGAAGAGGCTTTTGAAGAAGAGGGTACCGAAATTGAATACGTGTTAAGTCACGGTAGCAATCGAGCGCTTGAGTTTTTATCTGGAGGCAGTGTTGACTTCGGATCAACAGCTGGAGCTGCCGCTTTAATGGCGAAAGGAAATAATGCTCCGATTAAAAATGTCTATATCTATTCTCAGCCCGAGTGGACAGCGCTTGTTTCAAATGAAAGCTCTGGAATTGATGACATTTCTAATTTAGAAGGAAAACGTGTTGCGGCAACGCTAGGTACGGATCCTTATATTTTTCTTGTTCGAGCTTTACGAGAAGGCGGATTAACCGACGATGATGTTGAAATTGTGAACTTGCAGCATAGTGATGGGGCCAATGCCCTTGCAAGTGATCAAGTCGATGCGTGGGCAGGGCTTGATCCTCATATGGCACGACAGGAATTGGAAACAGAGGCCGGTTTATTTTACCGCAACGAATCATTTAATACGTATGGGTTTTTAAATGTTCGAGAAGAGTTCGCCGAGCAATACCCTCAAGCGGTTGAAAAAGTAATTGAAGCATATGAGAAAGCGAGAAAGTGGGTCATTGAAAACCCTGACGAGACAGTTGAAATTATGACAAGCGAAGCACAAATAGATGAAAACGTAGCAGCCCTTCAACTTGAGAGAAACAACTTTAGCACGCCAATACCAGGTGGGGAGCATGTCGACAGTTTAACAGAAGCTGGTCTCGTACTACAGGAAGCAGAAGTGATGGATGGGGACTTAGACATTGAAGAGCTTGTAAATGAATTGATCGACCCAACTTATGCTGAAAATGTGATCGATAAAGAATAA
- a CDS encoding PLP-dependent aspartate aminotransferase family protein — protein sequence MSQSFETYNQETVLLHGGQSPDPTTGSRAVPIYQTSSYVFHDTEHAEQLFSLDEPGNIYSRIGNPTVDVLEKRLALLENGVAAVATASGMSAISLSILNLAGAGDEIVAATNLYGGTYNLFSTTLPRYGIKVKFVDASDPVNFKEAINENTKAVFAETIGNPSLHVLDIEGVAEVAHEAGIPLILDNTFATPYVCKPIDYGADIVIHSATKWIGGHGTSIGGIVVDGGRFNWQSEKFPGFNEPDNSYNGITYAKDFGTLAFITKFRVQMLRDFGPCLSPFNAFQLLQGLETLHLRIERHNENALKLAKRLKEHPAVDWVSYPGLEEHPSHEHASELLKGGYGAIVNFGIKGGRDTGRKLIDNVALWSHLANVGDAKSLIIHPATTTHQQLSDEELVTTGVTPDLVRLSVGIENVEDLLKDLDQALEKATGKSQVANNRVVNDEGVIKWALSSPSTTDESGDRPKTLAVVGLSGKESRPSHRLARKMQRLGYKIIPVNPRETEILGETAYPDLKSIKGPVDIVQVFRSPEAAIEIAKEAVTVQPKVFWLQEGVVSERASSIAKEAGIDVVHNRCTYKEAQRLRGTISTFACEI from the coding sequence ATGAGTCAATCTTTTGAAACGTATAACCAGGAAACAGTATTACTTCATGGAGGTCAGTCTCCAGATCCAACAACCGGATCACGGGCGGTACCGATTTATCAAACCAGTTCTTATGTGTTTCACGATACTGAGCATGCAGAACAACTGTTTTCACTAGATGAGCCGGGGAATATTTACAGTCGAATCGGGAACCCGACAGTAGATGTTTTAGAAAAACGCCTTGCTTTACTAGAGAACGGAGTAGCAGCGGTAGCTACTGCTTCAGGAATGTCCGCTATTAGTCTATCGATACTTAACCTAGCGGGAGCTGGTGATGAAATTGTCGCAGCTACAAACCTTTATGGTGGAACATACAATTTATTTTCTACAACACTTCCTCGCTATGGAATAAAGGTTAAATTTGTAGACGCTTCAGATCCGGTGAACTTTAAAGAGGCAATTAATGAAAATACGAAAGCAGTTTTTGCTGAGACGATTGGAAACCCAAGTCTTCATGTACTAGATATCGAAGGGGTCGCTGAAGTGGCTCACGAGGCGGGAATTCCCCTTATTCTCGATAACACATTTGCTACTCCTTACGTATGTAAGCCGATTGATTACGGAGCGGATATCGTGATTCATTCAGCTACAAAGTGGATTGGAGGTCATGGAACATCGATTGGAGGAATTGTTGTAGATGGCGGACGTTTTAACTGGCAATCTGAAAAGTTCCCTGGCTTTAATGAACCGGATAATAGCTACAATGGGATCACTTACGCAAAAGATTTCGGAACATTAGCTTTTATTACAAAATTCCGTGTTCAAATGCTTCGTGATTTTGGACCTTGCTTAAGTCCTTTTAACGCTTTTCAGTTGCTACAAGGACTTGAAACGCTTCATCTTCGTATTGAACGTCATAATGAAAATGCCTTAAAACTGGCAAAAAGGCTTAAAGAACATCCAGCTGTGGATTGGGTTTCGTATCCTGGTCTTGAGGAGCACCCATCACATGAACATGCTTCTGAACTTTTAAAAGGCGGATATGGTGCGATTGTGAATTTTGGCATTAAAGGTGGAAGAGATACCGGGCGTAAGCTCATCGATAATGTAGCATTGTGGTCTCACTTAGCAAATGTAGGCGATGCAAAAAGTTTAATTATTCATCCGGCAACTACTACTCACCAGCAGCTATCTGATGAAGAATTGGTGACGACCGGAGTGACCCCGGACCTTGTGAGGCTATCCGTTGGTATTGAAAATGTAGAAGATTTACTTAAAGACCTCGACCAGGCATTGGAAAAAGCAACTGGAAAGTCACAAGTGGCTAATAATCGTGTTGTCAATGATGAAGGTGTCATCAAATGGGCTCTTTCTTCGCCATCCACAACGGATGAAAGCGGGGATCGTCCAAAGACTTTAGCGGTGGTGGGATTAAGCGGAAAAGAGTCTCGTCCAAGTCACCGCCTAGCGAGAAAAATGCAGCGTCTTGGGTACAAGATCATTCCGGTAAACCCGAGAGAAACTGAAATTCTCGGAGAAACGGCCTACCCGGACTTGAAAAGTATCAAAGGGCCAGTGGACATTGTCCAAGTTTTCCGCAGTCCTGAAGCGGCGATTGAAATTGCAAAGGAAGCGGTCACTGTTCAACCGAAAGTCTTTTGGCTACAAGAAGGTGTGGTTTCGGAACGAGCGTCATCGATCGCGAAAGAAGCTGGAATCGATGTTGTTCACAATCGCTGCACTTATAAAGAAGCGCAACGACTGAGAGGGACAATTTCAACCTTTGCTTGTGAAATATAA
- the metX gene encoding homoserine O-acetyltransferase MetX, translating to MTVEQKKYNRTTGKVTLPSITLESGHTLQNIELVYERTGVGQGDPIIVCHALTGNHHTVGTKDNPGWWRGLIQEGGYVDLNEQEVITFNIIGGCNGSTGPTSLNLKSNRPYQADFPFVSVRDMVHAQKLALEQLGINQIKAVMGGSLGGMQALEWGMLYPENVDQLIVMAATPSLSDYGMAYNAIARKAITDDPKWNNGRYPSTDPPKNGLSLARMVGMITYRSGNLFNHRFHREPKETWGTDHHEISYQVESYLRYQGDKFPERFDANSYLYLLKAMDHHDLEEGRDYPLQKLLKDFKKPVSLIGFKGDLLYPPEEMNRLKATWEKAGGEIYYYEVDTIFGHDGFLTEYDKWGWIVNEALKEDVQIVREK from the coding sequence ATGACGGTTGAACAGAAAAAATATAACCGGACGACTGGGAAAGTAACTCTTCCTTCGATAACACTTGAATCAGGTCATACATTACAGAATATAGAACTCGTTTATGAGCGAACAGGAGTGGGGCAGGGCGACCCTATTATTGTCTGTCATGCTCTTACAGGCAATCACCATACTGTCGGTACAAAAGATAACCCGGGCTGGTGGCGGGGGTTAATACAGGAAGGAGGTTATGTAGATCTAAACGAACAAGAAGTCATCACGTTTAATATAATTGGCGGCTGCAACGGATCGACAGGACCAACCTCTCTAAACTTGAAATCAAATCGACCCTATCAAGCAGATTTTCCATTCGTAAGTGTTCGTGATATGGTTCATGCTCAGAAACTGGCTCTGGAACAACTCGGAATTAACCAGATAAAAGCTGTTATGGGTGGTTCGCTTGGGGGGATGCAAGCTCTGGAATGGGGAATGCTTTATCCGGAAAATGTCGATCAACTGATTGTGATGGCAGCTACCCCTTCGTTAAGTGATTATGGGATGGCCTATAATGCAATCGCGAGAAAAGCGATCACTGATGATCCTAAATGGAATAACGGACGGTATCCGAGCACCGACCCACCAAAAAACGGTCTTTCGTTGGCACGGATGGTTGGCATGATCACATACAGGTCTGGAAATTTATTTAACCACCGTTTTCATCGAGAACCAAAAGAGACATGGGGCACGGATCATCACGAGATTTCTTACCAAGTAGAGTCTTATTTGCGTTACCAAGGAGACAAATTTCCGGAACGGTTTGATGCCAACAGTTACTTATATTTGCTCAAAGCAATGGACCATCATGACCTTGAAGAAGGAAGGGACTATCCACTTCAAAAACTACTGAAAGACTTCAAAAAACCAGTGTCTCTCATTGGATTTAAAGGTGATCTCCTTTACCCACCAGAAGAGATGAACCGGTTAAAAGCTACTTGGGAAAAAGCAGGTGGAGAAATTTATTATTACGAGGTTGATACAATTTTTGGTCATGACGGATTTTTGACTGAGTATGACAAGTGGGGGTGGATCGTAAATGAAGCGCTTAAAGAGGATGTTCAAATAGTCCGGGAAAAATAG
- a CDS encoding PTS fructose transporter subunit IIABC codes for MKITDLLRQDSILLDLASSQKIEVIDELATKLDEAGRLIDVEVFKKAIIDREAQSSTGIGEGIAIPHAKTSAVKEPSIVFGRSKAGIDYDSLDGEKSHLFFMIAATEGANNEHLQTLSRLSTLLMDESFRQTLMKANSAEEILAAVDEKEREKQGSEKEEREPSSRSSSPDQKFVIAVTGCPTGIAHTYMAADGLKEKAKEMGIEIKVETNGSDGVRNRLTKEDIQRAEAVIIAADTKIEKERFSGKPLVDAPVKDGIRKPKELLTKAISGDASVYHGGGSSAKSDEGSTDNRPGFYRHLMNGVSNMLPFVVAGGILIALSFIFNEPGAEETHWFGDILNLIGGEYGFFLMIPVLAAFIARSIADRPGFAAGMVGGLMAVNFEAGFIGGIIAGFLAGYLVVLFRKLFAFIPPSLDGIRTILILPLFGVFFTGFIMYYLVTPLNAFSRGIEGWLGGLGTGNIVLMGILLGAMMAIDMGGPINKAAFTFGIAMIEAGNYAPHAAIMAAGMVPPLGIALSTTFFKNKYTRQEQDAGKSIYVLGASFITEGAIPFAAADPGRVIPSIVTGSAVAGGLAMVFGTATQAPHGGIFVLLLVENWPLYLISILAGAAVTALMLGFWKKQV; via the coding sequence ATGAAAATTACAGATTTGCTGAGGCAAGATTCAATTCTGTTAGATCTAGCCTCTAGTCAAAAAATTGAAGTAATCGATGAGCTTGCAACAAAGCTTGATGAAGCTGGTAGATTAATAGATGTAGAAGTATTTAAGAAAGCAATCATAGATAGAGAAGCGCAAAGTTCAACGGGAATCGGTGAAGGAATAGCCATTCCTCATGCTAAAACAAGTGCGGTAAAAGAGCCATCTATCGTCTTTGGGCGATCAAAAGCAGGTATAGATTATGATTCATTAGATGGAGAAAAGAGTCACTTATTCTTCATGATCGCAGCTACAGAAGGGGCAAACAACGAACATTTGCAAACGCTCTCGCGCCTATCAACTTTATTAATGGACGAGTCTTTTCGTCAAACGTTAATGAAAGCGAATTCAGCTGAGGAAATTTTAGCAGCTGTAGACGAAAAAGAGAGAGAAAAACAAGGGTCTGAAAAAGAAGAAAGAGAGCCTTCTTCCAGAAGTTCCTCCCCAGATCAAAAGTTTGTCATTGCCGTTACTGGCTGTCCGACAGGGATTGCACATACGTACATGGCGGCAGACGGTTTAAAAGAAAAAGCAAAAGAAATGGGAATTGAAATAAAAGTAGAGACGAACGGGTCTGATGGAGTACGGAATCGTTTAACAAAAGAAGACATTCAACGAGCGGAAGCGGTTATTATTGCTGCTGATACGAAAATTGAAAAAGAACGTTTTTCAGGGAAACCTTTAGTTGATGCTCCTGTTAAAGACGGGATTCGTAAACCCAAAGAGTTGCTGACTAAAGCGATTAGTGGTGATGCTTCTGTCTATCACGGAGGTGGCAGTTCAGCAAAGTCTGATGAAGGGTCAACAGATAACAGGCCTGGCTTTTACCGTCATTTAATGAACGGTGTTTCTAACATGCTCCCATTTGTTGTTGCAGGTGGTATTTTAATTGCATTATCGTTTATTTTTAATGAACCAGGCGCTGAAGAGACGCATTGGTTTGGAGATATTTTAAATTTAATTGGTGGGGAATATGGGTTCTTCCTCATGATTCCTGTGCTTGCTGCGTTTATCGCACGGAGTATTGCGGATCGTCCAGGTTTTGCTGCTGGTATGGTTGGGGGTCTTATGGCTGTTAACTTTGAAGCAGGTTTTATAGGCGGAATTATTGCCGGTTTTCTCGCGGGTTATTTAGTGGTCCTGTTTAGAAAATTGTTTGCGTTCATTCCTCCATCCTTAGACGGTATTCGAACGATTTTAATCTTGCCTTTATTTGGTGTCTTTTTTACCGGTTTTATTATGTATTATCTTGTTACGCCATTGAATGCTTTTTCGAGAGGGATCGAAGGCTGGCTTGGTGGATTAGGCACAGGTAACATCGTGCTTATGGGTATTTTACTTGGCGCGATGATGGCGATCGACATGGGCGGCCCGATTAATAAAGCGGCGTTTACATTCGGTATTGCGATGATTGAAGCTGGCAATTACGCACCACACGCCGCGATTATGGCGGCAGGAATGGTTCCACCATTAGGCATTGCCTTATCTACGACATTCTTTAAAAACAAATATACAAGACAAGAACAAGATGCAGGAAAATCCATTTACGTACTCGGGGCTTCATTTATTACAGAAGGTGCCATTCCGTTCGCAGCAGCAGACCCAGGAAGAGTTATTCCTTCGATTGTTACTGGGTCAGCTGTAGCAGGCGGACTAGCGATGGTGTTTGGCACAGCAACCCAAGCCCCACACGGAGGAATCTTTGTCCTCCTACTTGTCGAAAATTGGCCATTGTATCTCATCTCTATTCTCGCAGGCGCAGCAGTAACCGCCCTTATGCTAGGGTTTTGGAAAAAACAAGTATAA